The proteins below come from a single Actinomycetota bacterium genomic window:
- a CDS encoding S8 family serine peptidase — MDSGTGAGVKVAVIDSGVEAAHPAVGGVAGAVAFEYDPEAPEEVRAIEGPHEDLFGHGTACAGIIRRAAPEAELYSVRVLGGNLKGRGVVFAAGLRWAIDHGMQVVNMSLSTSKREYFALLHELADEAYFHHLMLVSAVNNVAAPSYPSQYSSVFSVAAHGRTDPFRFDYNPAPPVEFGAPGIDVEVAWRAGTTLRATGNSFAAAHLAGVVARILGKHPGLTPFQMKTILHALADNAVG, encoded by the coding sequence ATGGACAGCGGGACCGGCGCCGGGGTGAAGGTCGCCGTGATCGACAGCGGCGTCGAAGCGGCTCATCCCGCCGTCGGCGGGGTGGCCGGGGCGGTGGCGTTCGAATACGACCCGGAGGCACCGGAGGAGGTCCGCGCCATCGAGGGGCCACACGAGGACCTGTTCGGGCACGGCACGGCTTGCGCCGGGATCATCCGCAGGGCCGCTCCCGAAGCCGAGCTCTACAGCGTCCGGGTCCTGGGCGGGAACCTGAAGGGGCGCGGCGTGGTGTTCGCCGCCGGGCTCCGGTGGGCCATCGACCACGGCATGCAGGTGGTCAACATGAGCCTCAGCACGTCCAAGCGGGAGTATTTCGCGCTGCTGCACGAGCTGGCCGACGAGGCCTACTTCCACCATCTCATGCTGGTCTCCGCGGTGAACAACGTGGCGGCCCCCAGCTACCCGTCGCAGTACTCGTCGGTGTTCTCGGTGGCGGCGCACGGCCGAACGGATCCGTTCCGCTTCGATTACAACCCCGCCCCACCGGTCGAGTTCGGGGCACCGGGGATCGACGTCGAGGTGGCCTGGCGCGCCGGGACGACCCTCCGGGCGACGGGAAACAGCTTCGCAGCGGCGCATCTGGCCGGGGTGGTGGCGAGGATCCTCGGGAAGCATCCCGGCCTGACCCCGTTTCAGATGAAGACGATCCTTCACGCCCTCGCCGACAACGCCGTCGGCTGA